The genome window TGCACCCACGCCTTGACGTCACGAATGACGGTCAGGCCGCAGTTGTCGAACTTGTCGGCCATGCGCTTAAGGAAGGGGAAACCCCCGCCCTGGTTGGAGACACCGATGAACATGATGTAGACACCGTAGTTCTTATCTTGCATCTCCTGAAGCAGAGCTTCCATCTGACCCTCGTCGCTACTGGCGCCGTCCGTATTGAACAGGATGAGCGTCTTGCGACCTGCGCCCGTAGGAGCCGCAGTCGCAGCTGGCGCGCTACCGCCCCGATTGAACATCCCACCCAGGAGGCCGCCTGACTTCTGCGGAGCAGAACCAGCTGCGACCCAACCAAAGTGCTGGAGAGTCAGTCGGGTGACGTAGGAGTAGTCGGTTCCATAGCCGTAGCCGGGAACCTTGCCGATGATGTTCTTCGCTACATAGCCCTCCACCGTTGCCGGGGTGACCATACCAACGTGGTGCGCATGAGCAGCACCATTGCTGAACGTGAAGACATCCGCCTGTTGGTCGGGGTCGAAGACCATGGCCCAAGGGGTGAGTCGCACCAGGAGGTCATTAGTTAGACCATCCCGATGCTCATCATCATACGAACCGGAGACGTCAATGACGAATCCAACTTCGGCCGAGGGAACCCTGAGCGTGCCGCCACGCTTCTTGAGTGAGAGGCTGAGTTTATTCTTACTCTCCTCCATTTTGCTCAAATCAACTTTTAATGGCATTTATTTTCTCTCTCTTCCTCATTTCGTGAGGCGTTGCAAAATGTCGCCGAGACCTGCCCGCAAACCGTAAAGGTCTGTTTCCGTAGGTATCGGCTGCTGGAAAACGATGATCACACTCTCGATCCAACCAGGAAGTGCATTTCGCACTCCTTCGGTAATCTGCAGTTTCAGAATTCGGAGATTGCTCTCCGCCTGAGCCCGCACCACCATGCCGTGTCTGATGTTGGCAGCAGTCTTTGTAAGACTGGCACCCCTATCTTCCAAGGCTTGGATTAATCGAGTTTTATCCTTATCGACAAGCTTGTCGGCCAGGTAGCGAGCTGCGAGACTCTCAGCATCAATGGCAATGGCGAGCTTGTTAAACTCGTCTGCCAGTGCGAGAAGTTCCGCTTCCGCTTTGGCTATTTCGGGCAACGCTTGCTCGAGCAATCCCCTAAGCTGATCCAGCTCTGGTTTTCGCTCGTCAAATTCTTCGCGCGGATCATTCAGCTTACGGAACAATCCCTTGGCGGGCTTTTTGCTCAGTGCTTCATTAATCTCGTTCAGGAGGGTAAAGAGGCGGGTGAGATGTCTCCCGCTATCCTGCGCCTGCTTTAATCCGACAAGCTTCAGTGACTTTTCAGTCAGCTCGCCGTATGCACGCTGGCGCTCATCTCCCCACTGTACGCCTTTAGCGTCGGTGAGAAGCTTGATTATTACTCCTTTCAGAATGCGCTGTGCCTCCTCAAGCACGTCCGGCGGTGTGCCGGGCTCATACTTGAGTAGCTCCTCCCTTGTCACTTCCACACCTTTTCTCACCTCACCTGCGATGGCCGTTGCCTGTTTGACAGGCATGGTTTTCACGGGAGTAGGTTGTGTGGGTGCAGTCCTGGGAGGAATAGCCGTTGGAGGTGAGGCGGGCTGTGACACTTTTGGTGTCTCAACTGGCTTACTACCGCCCATCACCGTGACCTTCCGCTCCGGTGGAGCTTCTGGCTTTGGTTCAGGTGGTTTTTGTCCTCCTCCGATAACGGTCGGCTTTCGCTCTTGTGAAGCGTCAGCCGGCTTTGCAAAAGGTTGAGAGGGAGGAGAACCCCCACCTATCACCGTAACCTTCCGCTCTGGTGGAGCTTCTGGCTTTGGTTCAGGTGGTTTTTGTCCTCCTCCGATAACAGTGACTTTCCGTTCCCCAGGTGTTACGCCCGAGGTTTTCGTTTCTGATTCCTCAGGCATAATTGTCACCCCTCCTCCTTAGGAGAAGTTTTCCAGGATGTACTTGAAGTCGCCGTTGAATCCAACGCCGATCGGGGTATAAACCCAACCGGTGGACGGATCCAGCGTGAGCGTCCCCATCTGGACAGCGTCGAACTGCGCAAAGTTGGCCGTCAGCTCGTAGTCGCCGAGGATCCTGCCGCCGTCATCCTTAATGCGGATGCCGGCAGTCTTGACCTCTGCGAACGTTGCCGCCTTATGCGGGTGGATCGTAACGAAGATTGGAATCTCGTTGATACC of Verrucomicrobiia bacterium contains these proteins:
- a CDS encoding VWA domain-containing protein, which produces MPLKVDLSKMEESKNKLSLSLKKRGGTLRVPSAEVGFVIDVSGSYDDEHRDGLTNDLLVRLTPWAMVFDPDQQADVFTFSNGAAHAHHVGMVTPATVEGYVAKNIIGKVPGYGYGTDYSYVTRLTLQHFGWVAAGSAPQKSGGLLGGMFNRGGSAPAATAAPTGAGRKTLILFNTDGASSDEGQMEALLQEMQDKNYGVYIMFIGVSNQGGGFPFLKRMADKFDNCGLTVIRDVKAWVQKTDEEINDELITDELVKWMMA